The region CGCTTAGCGTTGTTTAGAGCTGAGTTAAGTAGGGAATTCAGCAGTGTTGGACGAAGTTCTTTTAGCTCATTTGTGATAGGATTTAGCATTTGGGCTTGGCAGGGCTTAAAGCCCATAGCTTCAAGCTCGCTAGGATCATCAAAAATATAATGCACACACTCAAAATACCCAGCATCCACAGCTCTTTGGCGCAGATTTCTTGCTAGGGCGTGTTTTAGGCTAGCCTGGCTATTGCGGTTTGCCTCACTAAAGTTTAGTGGCTTGGCTGGGATATTATCAATTCCATAAATACGCACTATTTCTTCACAAACATCTGCTATATTTTGGATATCGTGGCGATATGCTGGGGCTTTAGCGTAGAATTGCTCGTCATTTGTCCCACTTGCGATTTCAAAGTTTAGACGAGAGAGAATTTTATGAATTTCTTTTTTTTCTATATCCATGCCTATCATTTTAGAAATAGCTGAGCAATTTACTAGGATATTTGCTCTCTCCACGCTCATAGAGATTTGCTGTGAGCCACCATACCACTCACAATTCTCAAAACAAGAACCAAAAAGCAAGTTCATAGAAGAACTAATAGCTGGTTCTGACCCACGAGATGAGCGGTATACCATTTCATCTTTTGGCATATTTTTATCTTCGCCAGTTGCGTTTGCGATGATTTCAGGGGCTGTGTAGCTAGCCTCTATGATAGCGATTTTTGTGTTTTCATCGGCTAAAAACTCTTTATTTGCGCATATTCCAGCCACGCCCAAAAGTTTATCTTCAGCATAAATTTGGCTTTGTTTATGCTCGCCATTTTTGATTTTTAAAGATATTTTTTCATTTTCATTAGGATTTATCTTTCTAGCATCATAGGCTCTAAAAAGTGCTCCTGTGCTGTGAGTAGAATACTCTAAAGCCCCCTCAATAGCTGATTTGTGCTTGCTTTCAATTAGTGCTAGGCGCAATCTTTTTTTAAGATTTAAGCTAAAATTCTCGCCAAGATTTACAACCTTATAGTATAAGGCGCAGTTTTTTTCTTCTTCGCTGTGAAGGCTAATTAGCCTGCCTATACCAAGAAGCTCATCTTCGCTTTTTTTAAGCGGGCTTATGTCTTTTATAGGCAGATCAAACTTTGCGCTTAGATCCCTTGCTACGCCACGCACGCTAAGGCAATCGCCTCTATTTGGCGTAAGTTCTATTTCAATTAAATAGTCATCAAAGGCAGGATATGAGCTAAGTTCTTTGCCGATTTCTAGCTCGCCTATGCTCTCATCAAGTATCATTATGCCGTTATTTAGCTCGCCAAGCCCAAGTTCTTTAGCAGAACAGAGCATTCCGCAGCTCTCCACGCCACGAAGTTTGGCTTTTTTTATGCTTAATTCGCCTATTTTAGCACCTTCTAGCGCGCAAGCTACCATCTGTCCTTCTGCTACATTTGGCGCACCACAGACGATTTGCAAAATCTCTCCAGCATCTACTTTACATACATGTAAATGGTCGCTATTTTCATGCTCCCTGCACTCAAGCACCTTTGCTACTACTACTTTGCTAGGCACTCTTATGCGCTCACAGCTGTCTACTTCAAGGCCGATTTCATTTAGTGCTGCGCAGATATCCTCAGCTGATTTTGCGCTTAAATCTATCCACTCATTTAACCAGTTTTTGCTCAGTCTCATCTAAATTGCTCCAAAAGTCGTAAATCGCCCTCAAATAGGCTTCTTAAATCAGGAATTCTATGAAGTAGCATAGCAAGACGCTCTACTCCAAGCCCAAAAGCATAGCCGCTAACGCCGCTATATCCAACTGCTTTAAATACATTTTCATCCACAATGCCAGAGCCTAGTACCTCTAGCCAGCCAGTTTGCTTACAGACCCTACATCCACAGCCTTTACAAAAAATACAGCTGATATCAACCTCGGTGCTTGGTTCTGTAAAAGGAAAAAAGCTTGGGCGAAAGCGCACTTTTACATCGCCAAACATATAAACTAAGAAGTTTTGTAAAATATCTTTTAGGTTTGCAAAGCTGATTTTATCGCCTTCTTCAACCACTAGACCTTCTATTTGATGAAACATCGGCGTATGCGTAAGGTCTAAATCTCGCCTAAAAACAGCCCCAGGGGCAATCATACGAATAGGCGGTTTTTTTGCTTGCATGGTGCGGATTTGAACAGGACTTGTGTGTGTGCGAAGCAAGCGAAAATCACGCAGATAAAAAGTATCTTGCATATCGCGCGCTGGGTGGTATTTTGGCAGGTTTAGTGCTTCAAAGTTGTGAAAATCATCTTCTATAAGAGGTCCAGTTTCCACGCTGAAGTTTTGCGCTACGAAATAATCAATTATCTTATCCATCGTAGCCATCACTGGATGCATAGCACCACGCAAACTAGGCTCGTTAAACAAACTAACATCCACGCCATCTTTTATTAAGGCTTCGTTTGCTTCTTTTTCTTCAAGCTCGGCTTTTTTGCTAGCAATAAGCTCGTTTGCCTCGTCTCTTGCTTTATTTAAGCTCTCAGCCAAAGCCTTTTTCTCATCACCACTTAGCTCTTTTAGCTTAGAAAAGCCCTCTGTGATAACGCCCTTTTTGCCAAGCAGTGCAAGCCTTGCGCTCTCAAGCTCAGCTAAGCTTTTTGCTTGCGAAATTTCATCTATAAATTTTTGCAATTGTTGCGCTTCCAATTTTTGACCTTTTAAAAATTTTGAGCGCAATTTTAGCCAAAAAACTTAAAAATTCAAATAAAATTTGGCTATAATTGCCGCGAAATTTCTAAAAGGATGAAAAATGGATTGTGTTTTTTGTAAAATCACTGCTGGGCAAATTCCTAGCAATAAAGTGCTAGAAAATGATGAATTTCTAGCCTTTCACGATATAGCACCAAAAGCCCCTGTGCATGTGCTAATCATACCAAAAAAGCATATTGAAAACTTCAACGCTCTTGATAGTGCTACAGCTAGTGGCATAGTAAAGTTTGCCCAAGAAGTAGCCGTAGCAACTGGCGTTGAAAAAGCTGGGTATCGCCTTATTACAAACTGCGGTGAAAATGGTGGGCAAGAGGTGCCGCATTTGCATTTTCACTTGCTAGGTGGCAAACGCCTGCTGTGGCTAAGTGAAAACAGCGCAGCAGACCCAAAAAAATCATTTTAATCTAAAATTCTAGAATTCTTGGGAATTCTAGAATTCTAGTTAGGAATTCTAGTTTAGGAATTCTAGAATTCCTGGGAATTCTAGAATTCGCTACTATGTCATCCTCGGTCTTGACCCGAGGATCTCTATACGGAATTTTAGTTTAGGGAATTCTAGATTAGGGAATTCTCTTTAGGGAATTTTAGAATTTATCTTAGGAATTCAAGTTTAGGGAATTCTAGAATTCCTGGCGAATTCTAGAATTCGCGGTAGCGGCGGTAAAAACTAGGCTCCAAGGTCGTGAGGTGATTTTTTGAAATTTTGGCGCAGGACTAGCCGTGGGGCGCCGTAGCGGTAGCGTTCAAGCGAGTTTTGCGCCGATTTTTCAAGCAAGCCGCTAACGAGTAAAAAGCGGCTTGCGCA is a window of Campylobacter magnus DNA encoding:
- the pheT gene encoding phenylalanine--tRNA ligase subunit beta, giving the protein MRLSKNWLNEWIDLSAKSAEDICAALNEIGLEVDSCERIRVPSKVVVAKVLECREHENSDHLHVCKVDAGEILQIVCGAPNVAEGQMVACALEGAKIGELSIKKAKLRGVESCGMLCSAKELGLGELNNGIMILDESIGELEIGKELSSYPAFDDYLIEIELTPNRGDCLSVRGVARDLSAKFDLPIKDISPLKKSEDELLGIGRLISLHSEEEKNCALYYKVVNLGENFSLNLKKRLRLALIESKHKSAIEGALEYSTHSTGALFRAYDARKINPNENEKISLKIKNGEHKQSQIYAEDKLLGVAGICANKEFLADENTKIAIIEASYTAPEIIANATGEDKNMPKDEMVYRSSRGSEPAISSSMNLLFGSCFENCEWYGGSQQISMSVERANILVNCSAISKMIGMDIEKKEIHKILSRLNFEIASGTNDEQFYAKAPAYRHDIQNIADVCEEIVRIYGIDNIPAKPLNFSEANRNSQASLKHALARNLRQRAVDAGYFECVHYIFDDPSELEAMGFKPCQAQMLNPITNELKELRPTLLNSLLNSALNNAKRGAKQIKLFEYGEVFDISGKQSSKLGFVSCGLSSLPSLKNGAKGAELSLFELANDIQKILGKISLKASENLEFLSPYEQAKIIQNGKVIGFLGRVKPSLKKDLPRCYAAQIDFDALKCEHILAEPYSSFPATSRDLSVLVSSELKYEQIKECIETLKVENLQSFYPTDLYSDKSLGDKKSLTISFSFQSNEKTLTDDEINALMQRILDVLKESLGVELR
- the pheS gene encoding phenylalanine--tRNA ligase subunit alpha, with product MQKFIDEISQAKSLAELESARLALLGKKGVITEGFSKLKELSGDEKKALAESLNKARDEANELIASKKAELEEKEANEALIKDGVDVSLFNEPSLRGAMHPVMATMDKIIDYFVAQNFSVETGPLIEDDFHNFEALNLPKYHPARDMQDTFYLRDFRLLRTHTSPVQIRTMQAKKPPIRMIAPGAVFRRDLDLTHTPMFHQIEGLVVEEGDKISFANLKDILQNFLVYMFGDVKVRFRPSFFPFTEPSTEVDISCIFCKGCGCRVCKQTGWLEVLGSGIVDENVFKAVGYSGVSGYAFGLGVERLAMLLHRIPDLRSLFEGDLRLLEQFR
- a CDS encoding histidine triad nucleotide-binding protein, giving the protein MDCVFCKITAGQIPSNKVLENDEFLAFHDIAPKAPVHVLIIPKKHIENFNALDSATASGIVKFAQEVAVATGVEKAGYRLITNCGENGGQEVPHLHFHLLGGKRLLWLSENSAADPKKSF